One window of Dehalobacterium formicoaceticum genomic DNA carries:
- a CDS encoding DUF1638 domain-containing protein: MELCIVACGVFQPELEQVLEQISEELIFSKDIKITYLPPALHVDYNKLRKGITDALDDVTQEKRLLFFGSMCHPELDEFTKQYHVVRLLKGNCIELILDNKRKEEIEKSARVFYLTPGWLRNWQDIFKQGQGWDEIDARQNFGFYDKILLLDTGVVEFDDEDILDFFEYTQVPIEIEYVGLTTFKQNVVEALEKVSVTVKSL; encoded by the coding sequence ATGGAGTTGTGCATTGTTGCCTGCGGTGTTTTCCAACCAGAGCTTGAACAGGTACTAGAACAAATAAGTGAGGAATTGATATTTAGTAAAGACATCAAAATAACTTATTTACCACCTGCTTTACATGTTGACTATAATAAGCTGAGAAAAGGCATAACTGATGCACTGGATGACGTAACCCAGGAAAAAAGATTACTATTTTTTGGGTCTATGTGCCACCCAGAGCTTGACGAGTTTACAAAACAATATCATGTTGTTCGGTTGCTCAAAGGTAACTGCATCGAACTAATTTTGGACAATAAACGCAAGGAGGAAATTGAGAAGTCTGCACGAGTTTTTTACCTCACTCCTGGCTGGCTTCGGAACTGGCAGGATATCTTCAAGCAAGGACAGGGGTGGGACGAGATAGATGCAAGGCAAAATTTTGGTTTTTACGACAAAATCCTGCTTCTGGATACAGGTGTTGTTGAATTCGATGATGAAGATATCCTAGATTTTTTCGAGTATACCCAGGTGCCGATTGAAATTGAGTATGTTGGTCTTACCACTTTTAAACAGAATGTGGTTGAAGCATTGGAGAAAGTTAGCGTAACCGTCAAGAGTTTGTAA
- the tnpA gene encoding IS66 family insertion sequence element accessory protein TnpA produces MTLKEQSMIRRQQVKDYLASGQAAAAWCLENNLNITTLRYWVTKCNREANADPQQKTFIELKQTSIKEVPVIVKIGAVSIELYSGFQAETLREAIAAIYSI; encoded by the coding sequence ATGACTCTTAAAGAGCAGTCCATGATTAGGCGCCAGCAAGTAAAAGATTATCTTGCTTCCGGCCAAGCTGCAGCCGCATGGTGCTTAGAAAACAATCTAAACATCACTACACTCCGATACTGGGTGACCAAGTGCAACCGCGAAGCCAATGCTGATCCCCAGCAAAAAACCTTTATCGAGTTGAAGCAAACATCGATAAAGGAAGTTCCGGTCATTGTTAAGATCGGGGCAGTTTCCATCGAGCTGTATTCAGGCTTTCAAGCAGAGACTCTGCGCGAAGCTATTGCTGCTATTTATTCCATATGA
- a CDS encoding phage integrase N-terminal SAM-like domain-containing protein: MERNMLVPSLQKDLKLKNYSTSTAKAYCQHVEMFLNYYEEKEVDEITNSNFAPKKTN; the protein is encoded by the coding sequence ATGGAAAGGAATATGTTGGTGCCGAGCCTGCAGAAGGATCTAAAACTAAAGAATTACAGCACTTCTACGGCTAAGGCATATTGCCAGCATGTTGAAATGTTCCTTAACTACTATGAAGAAAAGGAGGTTGATGAGATTACTAACTCAAACTTCGCACCTAAAAAAACAAATTAA
- the tnpC gene encoding IS66 family transposase: MIKLPQKPQLNYREMSQADLAAHCEKQDKAIAELTQNMNRLIEMIRLNNHKKYGSSGDSVSYPEGMEQLCLFNEVEVTAQKGASEPTFEEATAKTPRKPKQKGKREQDFKDLKVTVIEHELPAEQQVCPVCDSPLHDMKVEITKTLKLVPAHFEVEEHRRHVYTCRTCEKNQGEGDKIPFVRADMPNLPIPGSFATPELIAGIINSKYTNAMPLSRIEREFDRMDSVRISRQNMSNWVLQCSEEYFSRIYTHMRSVLLSKDILHADETWTRVVQQDGRDSKKKCYIWVYCSGAHDEPIIYYEFHESRATESAKEFLKDYSGFLHSDGYEVYHRLGPGITVVGCLAHIKRKFTDAIKALSPEEQKKTVCFKGQEYCDYLFHIEKKYKDATPEERHNKRLTLLKPVMDAFLSWLKETKPLIVPKSQAYEAVNYALNQWPYFENILLDGRLELTNNLVERNIRPFTIGRKNWVTMKTDRGAHDSSMVYSIIQTALANDLKVYEYLVYLLKQMPNTNFNQFPELIEKFVPWSKELPANCYKTKN, from the coding sequence GTGATAAAGTTACCTCAAAAACCACAACTGAATTACAGAGAAATGTCACAAGCAGACCTGGCTGCCCACTGCGAAAAGCAGGATAAGGCCATTGCCGAACTGACTCAAAACATGAATCGCCTCATTGAGATGATTCGTTTGAATAACCATAAGAAGTATGGTTCCAGCGGTGATTCTGTATCCTATCCCGAGGGAATGGAACAACTCTGCTTATTCAACGAAGTTGAAGTCACTGCTCAAAAAGGAGCGTCAGAACCAACTTTTGAAGAAGCAACGGCGAAGACCCCTAGAAAACCCAAACAAAAGGGTAAGCGTGAACAAGACTTCAAAGATTTGAAGGTCACCGTCATTGAACATGAGCTTCCGGCAGAACAGCAGGTTTGTCCAGTGTGTGACAGTCCCCTACACGATATGAAGGTTGAAATTACTAAGACACTGAAACTTGTACCGGCCCATTTCGAAGTTGAGGAACACCGCCGTCATGTCTATACCTGCCGTACGTGTGAAAAAAATCAAGGCGAAGGTGATAAGATCCCTTTTGTTCGTGCTGACATGCCCAACTTGCCGATTCCCGGAAGTTTTGCTACCCCGGAGTTGATCGCTGGCATCATCAATAGCAAATATACCAATGCAATGCCACTTTCCCGGATTGAGCGGGAGTTTGACCGGATGGACAGCGTCAGGATCTCTAGGCAGAACATGAGCAATTGGGTACTCCAATGTTCGGAGGAATACTTTTCAAGGATCTATACCCATATGAGAAGTGTCCTTCTGAGCAAAGACATCTTGCACGCCGATGAAACTTGGACCCGTGTTGTGCAGCAGGATGGCAGGGACTCCAAGAAAAAATGCTATATCTGGGTTTACTGCAGCGGGGCCCATGATGAGCCAATTATCTATTATGAATTCCATGAAAGCCGGGCTACGGAATCGGCCAAGGAATTTCTAAAGGACTACTCTGGTTTCTTGCACTCCGATGGCTACGAGGTTTACCATCGTTTGGGGCCGGGAATCACGGTTGTTGGATGTCTTGCCCATATAAAGCGTAAATTTACGGATGCTATTAAAGCATTAAGTCCGGAGGAGCAAAAGAAAACCGTTTGCTTCAAGGGACAGGAATATTGCGACTACTTGTTCCATATCGAAAAGAAATACAAGGATGCTACCCCCGAGGAGCGTCATAACAAGCGCCTCACCCTGTTAAAACCGGTGATGGATGCCTTTTTGTCGTGGCTTAAAGAGACCAAGCCCCTCATTGTACCCAAATCCCAAGCTTATGAGGCCGTAAATTATGCGCTGAACCAGTGGCCATACTTTGAGAATATCCTTTTAGATGGTCGCTTAGAGTTGACAAATAATTTGGTGGAGCGAAATATACGTCCGTTTACAATTGGCCGCAAAAATTGGGTCACCATGAAAACTGATCGGGGTGCACACGATAGCTCGATGGTTTACAGTATCATACAAACTGCATTGGCCAATGACCTAAAAGTTTATGAATATCTGGTCTATTTATTGAAACAGATGCCGAATACAAATTTTAACCAATTTCCGGAACTGATTGAGAAGTTTGTTCCTTGGTCTAAAGAGCTTCCGGCTAACTGCTACAAAACTAAAAATTGA
- a CDS encoding cation:proton antiporter, translating to MTNEVFSYSSLLLIVFVAAVIPAAVNRIKFISIPIVVGEIVAGIVIGKSGLNLVSESVWLDFLFQLGFAFLMFMSGLEINLQLIGPSSKKGQLTQQPFFVASILFLTSFILSFIIAFLLKIYGLIPNITLFVIVFCSTSVGIVVPILKEKGLLNEEYGQIILITALLADFSTMILLSLFVTLTSSSSVFEILLILLLIPAFFLVYKAGNKIMKYPMMEELAHKTSQIKVRGTIALLIMFMTLAQLLKTEMILGAFLAGLIVSLINDRATSQIYQKLDAIGYGFFIPLFFIMVGVNFNVKDIINNPESMYLLPVFLAIIYFVNLMPSIFLRFIYSWKKSIAAATLSSSRLSLIIAVGTIGYKMGIISGALNATIILVAIITCTISPLLFNNLFYAQTK from the coding sequence ATGACAAATGAAGTATTCTCTTATTCTTCTTTATTATTAATAGTTTTTGTTGCAGCTGTGATACCTGCAGCTGTTAATCGAATAAAGTTTATTTCGATTCCTATTGTAGTTGGTGAAATAGTCGCCGGAATAGTAATAGGAAAAAGTGGTTTAAATTTGGTATCTGAAAGTGTCTGGTTAGATTTTCTATTTCAATTAGGTTTTGCTTTTCTTATGTTCATGTCAGGATTAGAAATAAATCTTCAATTGATTGGTCCCTCCAGTAAAAAAGGTCAATTAACTCAGCAACCATTTTTTGTTGCAAGTATTTTATTCTTAACTTCATTCATCTTGTCATTTATCATAGCTTTTTTACTGAAAATTTATGGGTTAATACCCAATATTACTCTTTTTGTTATTGTGTTCTGTAGTACTTCTGTTGGAATTGTCGTACCAATCCTTAAAGAAAAAGGCTTATTAAATGAGGAATACGGCCAAATAATATTGATAACTGCATTATTAGCCGATTTCTCCACCATGATTTTACTTTCATTATTTGTTACCTTAACTAGCTCCAGTTCTGTTTTTGAAATTCTATTAATTTTGTTATTAATCCCAGCATTTTTTCTGGTATATAAAGCAGGAAATAAAATAATGAAATATCCAATGATGGAAGAGCTGGCACATAAAACATCACAGATAAAGGTTAGAGGAACTATTGCTTTATTAATTATGTTCATGACGCTTGCCCAGCTATTAAAAACAGAAATGATTCTTGGAGCTTTCTTAGCAGGATTAATTGTTTCCCTGATTAATGACCGAGCTACATCACAAATATATCAAAAATTAGATGCGATTGGATATGGTTTCTTTATTCCGCTGTTTTTTATCATGGTAGGGGTAAATTTTAATGTAAAAGATATTATAAATAATCCTGAGTCAATGTATTTATTACCCGTATTTTTAGCAATTATCTATTTTGTAAACTTAATGCCTTCGATCTTTCTGCGATTTATCTATTCATGGAAAAAATCGATAGCTGCAGCTACTTTGTCATCATCAAGACTCAGTCTTATCATTGCAGTAGGTACGATTGGTTATAAGATGGGAATCATCAGTGGTGCATTAAATGCCACAATTATTTTAGTCGCAATAATTACATGTACTATTTCTCCTCTTCTGTTTAATAATTTATTCTATGCACAAACAAAATGA
- a CDS encoding pyridoxamine 5'-phosphate oxidase family protein has product MVFTDEIKDMVVKAPFITIVTVSIDGDPHAIVVGKGEIKENNILGFDIYKMEKTQQNIKANGKMQVIIATMEGGPKGFRLTGKACIEDKQVLFKAEKAEALL; this is encoded by the coding sequence ATGGTGTTTACTGACGAAATTAAAGATATGGTAGTAAAAGCTCCGTTTATCACTATTGTTACAGTTTCAATAGATGGAGATCCACATGCTATTGTGGTGGGTAAAGGTGAAATCAAAGAAAATAATATCTTAGGTTTTGATATTTATAAGATGGAAAAAACCCAGCAGAACATTAAAGCGAACGGAAAAATGCAGGTGATAATTGCCACGATGGAAGGTGGTCCTAAAGGTTTCCGACTGACTGGCAAAGCTTGCATTGAAGATAAACAAGTTCTTTTTAAGGCAGAAAAGGCTGAAGCACTACTGTAA
- a CDS encoding Crp/Fnr family transcriptional regulator, which produces MKRCIICLQELELFQGLENQQFSNLCRCTTKKKLVKGDYLFRQDEMVSTVYLIKSGKLKMVQTTKDGHETILDVCGPGEILGELSLYQDQKELSSAVAMEDAYICCFNRQQFKESIQQDSSFAWRVISYLGKKRYENLQKQGEETRQTVKEKLLNLFYRFANEYGQKEAWGLLIDLKVTQQELADMIGSSRVMVVQALKELKEASIIDRKKGYYVLKDDPCVSVHIFE; this is translated from the coding sequence ATGAAACGGTGCATTATCTGCCTACAGGAATTAGAACTATTTCAAGGACTTGAAAATCAGCAGTTCAGTAATTTGTGCAGATGCACGACGAAAAAAAAGCTGGTCAAAGGAGATTATCTTTTCCGTCAGGACGAGATGGTTAGCACTGTTTATCTCATTAAGTCAGGTAAGCTGAAGATGGTTCAAACCACTAAGGATGGTCACGAAACAATTCTGGATGTCTGTGGCCCTGGGGAGATTCTTGGTGAGTTGTCATTATATCAAGACCAAAAAGAACTATCAAGTGCAGTGGCCATGGAAGATGCATATATCTGTTGTTTTAATAGGCAACAATTTAAAGAATCGATTCAACAGGATTCTTCATTTGCCTGGAGGGTTATTAGTTACTTAGGGAAAAAACGTTATGAAAACTTACAGAAACAGGGAGAAGAGACCAGACAGACGGTAAAGGAAAAATTATTAAACCTGTTTTATAGATTTGCTAACGAATATGGGCAGAAAGAAGCATGGGGCCTGTTGATAGACCTAAAAGTCACCCAACAAGAACTAGCTGATATGATCGGTTCTTCACGTGTAATGGTCGTGCAAGCATTAAAAGAATTAAAAGAAGCAAGTATTATCGATAGAAAAAAAGGATACTATGTCCTGAAAGACGACCCTTGTGTCAGTGTTCATATATTTGAATGA
- the tnpB gene encoding IS66 family insertion sequence element accessory protein TnpB (TnpB, as the term is used for proteins encoded by IS66 family insertion elements, is considered an accessory protein, since TnpC, encoded by a neighboring gene, is a DDE family transposase.): protein MSLNTAGLRIFLSCKPCDMRKSIEGLATLVQTQLQMDPFENCLYVFCNRACDKCKILHWSNNGWWLYYRKLSRGVFRWKFYENKQVLEVSERQFRWLLDGLSMDQPSAHKPVKQRIIL, encoded by the coding sequence ATGAGCCTAAATACTGCTGGCCTTAGAATATTCCTTTCTTGCAAGCCCTGCGACATGCGAAAGAGTATCGAAGGTCTTGCTACATTGGTCCAGACGCAGTTACAGATGGACCCTTTTGAAAACTGCCTTTACGTGTTCTGTAACCGGGCCTGTGATAAATGTAAGATCCTTCATTGGTCGAATAACGGCTGGTGGTTATATTATCGCAAATTGAGTCGTGGCGTTTTCCGATGGAAGTTTTACGAAAACAAACAGGTCCTTGAGGTCTCTGAACGGCAGTTTAGGTGGCTTTTAGATGGTTTATCAATGGATCAGCCATCCGCACATAAGCCTGTTAAGCAGCGGATAATTCTTTAA